Below is a window of Neofelis nebulosa isolate mNeoNeb1 chromosome 8, mNeoNeb1.pri, whole genome shotgun sequence DNA.
CATTTGGggccctttctctctccagctctgagCATCTCAGACATTTCTGACAGTtcttcctggggcatctggggctTGGGACTGGATTCATAGATGTAATTCTTCAAGGCTTGCAGTGCCTGATTCACATGATTCCTACCCTCTTTCTGAGAGTCTACCTACCCTTATCTTTGCAGTCCTTATTTTCACCAGGTTACAGAAAGacatctttttatcttcatgtCAGCTCCTGATTATCCACAATAATGCTAGAGAATAACATTAAATAGTGAGTGATGCTAGAATGACTTTTGTTTGATTTATAAGTGATGGAGTCCTGTCTAGAGATAATCCAGAAAGTGAACAGCTTCAGTCAAGTCAATTCATCATGTTATTCTCCCATGCTGGTGAATGGAATTTCTTCTTTGGCATCTAGTCAGGGAGGCGGATGCAAGAACACAGCATgttcaaccctcattttgtttcaTACCCACAAGTTATCTATTGAGAGCTCTGCAAAACTTATTTTCATGCCTTGTTTAAAACTGAGAACCCAATATTTAGCtcacaaaaccttttttttccccaacgttttttatttatttttgggacagagacagagcatgaacgggggaggggcagagagagagggagacacagaatcggaaacaggctccaggctccgagccatcagcccagagcctgacgcggggctcgaactcacggaccgcgagatcgtgacctggctgaagtcggacgcttaaccgactgcgccacccaggcgccccacaaaacctttttaaaactgagaaccCAATACTTAGCTCACCAAACATTAAAATCAGTAGGCAACATGTAAAACTATCAACTTTTGTAGGGTTTCCATCACACCCAAAGTAACAGCCAAAGTCTTCACGGTGACTCTCAGACCCTATGTGAAGGATCAGgcttcctgcttctctctttgaTCATCCTCTCCTGCTTCCCCCTTACTTATTCTGTCCTGGCCCCACATGCCTCTttgttatttctcaaaaataggTGGTTTTCATGACTGAGATGTTGATATGACAGAGTAGTATAGGGACCCTGAgattgtctcatccctgaaacactgctatATCAGCattaaaccattttgaacacctaagaaattgatctgaggattcaCAGAACAATATAATTTTGCATAATTGGAGCCAGAGAACTTGCCAGGTATGTGGTATGGAGAAGTGATTTGGTAGAGAGAAAAGCTGCAGAGCCTTGGAGTGTAGGGAGCCATTTTcatggagagaagacagagagaaagggggagagtgaaGCACATCGGGATTGCACAAGTAAAGCACTCTCCCTggaagtagctggagagaaaaagtgaaaacactcGCAAGGGACTGGACAAAAAATCTGTTCCCAGAAACCATTGACAGGGAAAAAGGAGAGGATTTCATTGCtgccaggattctataaacagtggagtgcagagtgtgaagtttcagagctcagtgcctggcggTGCTGTGGTGAGGAAGTAGGATGAATTCCTTGGAGCAGGCAATGTGTTTTGAGGGGTGCCACATGAGAAGAAGTACTTCCCCTGATTACAGTGCATTTGATAGAGGTTATATGGCCTCCCCACTAGCAAAACTCCAGGCtgaccccagagagcagccatgtttgctgTGGTATTGGAACAAAGATGCCAAAGGACAGCAAAACTGCCCTCTGTGTGTTGCAcaggctgtgtgttgtgatttgtcataatctctgaacctctgccacaGTGTAATTGCATTAATATTTTCTGAGACAAGCTGGCACCTGGACATTGCTGGGGAAGACCAATCTCCCAGAGAGTTGGCATGGGTCCAAGTGGAgtggtctctgaagtgtggggtttttgAAACACAGTTCCATCTCAGATAAAACTTTGGAGGAAGGTGCCACCTGGAAGACAGACAGTTTGGATACTGacagggaagaggtggggagcAGATGAaaacctgagacaaaggagggagtTTACAGGTCGGTGAGGGCAAGGggttcctgtgccagagactagggagctgggtgaagccattttcacatctagcatgtgcatgtgtgcacacacacagatgaccCTAGTAAGCTAAGTAGTGCCACCAAGTGAAGAAGGAGCCCTCACACAAAGCCCCATCCACCTGTGCCCTCCAGGCACagccccagaagaccagcacaaaccccttcCATAGGCTTATTAGTCTGCAGACTATAGTGTgctgcaaagtttcagttatagaagaaactggatgtaacttcatttagGTTTCATTCTGTGTGCTGGatcctttgtttatttgttcattttcttccatttttggttaggttgttctcctttttctttctttattttctctttctttcttgtataaagaaagagaaaattctttttattgttttgttgttttaactttttaatttttattctatttcattttctttattttattctactttatggttgaaaactttattttttttaacattttccctttctctttttttctctattctatccaGCTTTTCTCAATAAGcataccaaaacacacctaatatctagcttcctttatttgattttttttgttttcattttttaatttttattaatctttttcttccttcacaatgagaagatggaggaattcatgcCAAAacaaagaataggaagaaatgatggccaggattttttttttaattttttaatatatgaaatttactgccaaattggtttccatacaacacccagtgctcatcccaaaaggtgccctcctcaatacccatcacccaccctgccctccctcccaccccccatcaaccctcagtttgttctcagtttttaacagtctcttatgctttggctctctcccactctaacctctttttttttttttttccttcccctcccccatgggtttctgttacgtttctcaggatccacataagagtgaaaccatatggtatctgtctttctctgtattgaTGGCCAGGATTTAAtcaacagatataagtaagatgtctgaactagaatttaaaaccacacTTACTGGAGAGAGTTAGACCTTCGGCTTGTGAGCAGGCACCTTCGCTTTGCGCACAAAGAGCAGTGAGCGCAAAGCCGGGAAGGGAGGCTGAAGCAGTGGCAGGGGAACCTCAGCCATAGGGGCACACAATTGCCTTGGTGGGTATATGGGTGGGGCCGAGGTTAGTGCCCAGGTGCTGCAAGTGGGGCCCACGCGGGTACAGCAGGCCTGGAAGTGAAGACCCCGGACTTCGGCCAGCCAGAACCCGATTTAAAAATGGGTGATGTTGAGAAAGGCAAGAAGATTTTTGTTCAGAAGTGTGCCCAGTGCCAAACTGTGGAAACGGGAGTGAAGCACAACACTGGGCCAAATCTCCATGGTTTATTTGGGCGAAAGACAGGTCAAGCCCCTGGATTTTCTTACATGGATGCCAACAAGAACAAAGGCATCACCTGGGGAGAGGAGACACTGATGGAGTATTTGGAAAATCCCAAGAAGTACATCCCTGGAACAAAAATGATCTTAACTGGCATTAAGAAGGCAGGGGAAAGAGCAGACTTGATAGCTTATCTCAAAAAAGCTACTAAGGAGTAATAGTTGTCCACTGCCttatttattacaaaacaaaaaatgtctcaggacttttttttgtctttatcaaaCTTCTAGTGAAGCAGCTGGTATCCAAATCTCTTTGAAGCTATTCAGAAGCCACAAGGCCAACTCCCTGATTGGCAGGAGTGTTAACATCCAACCACGGGAACCAGTGGAACTTActgttttggaaaaatgttttgaaagggAAAGGTGCAGAGTGAGGGCAGTGCCCTTCTTAGAGGAGTGTACACAATGACCTCCAGGACAAAGAAGGGTGGATAGGGTTGGCTGGGAAAGCAAGAAGGCCTTAATTTAGTGGGTGGATATTGGATTTGACAGTGGTTTTTCTTGGGGACATGGGATTGAActtttgttttggtgtttggaAGTTGCTTAGATACTGAGAGAAacccagggaggagagggaggaaaggggaagccTGGGGTATTATTTCATACAACCTGGCTTCATGTCCTCTGGTCCCTCTCTGCAATTCTTTAAGCACCTCCCCTAAGGAAGCACCACCTTTGGGAGAGACAGTTTCCTAATTAAATGGAGATTCACAGACCCAGGGCCCTCATTAGGAATTGTTCTTGAAATAAATGATGgtgcatattctttttaaattttttaatgtttatttatttttgagagagagagagagaaagagagagacagagacagagagagagagaatgcaagcagaggaggggcagagagaggagacacagattctgaagcaggcttcaggctctgagctgtgagcacagagcccaatgtgagactcaaaacgaacaaactgtgagaccatgacctgagttgaagtcagacgtttaacggactgaggcatccaggtgcccctttttaaaattttttaatgtttatgataGTGTATATTATAATCTCCTGTTTCCACCTGGGTTTGCCCttttcaatctctctttctctctctctctctcaaaaaaaatcctACTTATAGGAATCTCAAGATATGCTAGTCAATGAATACATctatatactcattttttttctgtcctaagTGCCTTGTATGGTTGTTTCCTAAAATTATGAGCAAATCCTAGTCCTGTGTAGTGAATATTGGGGCTGGAAGTGTGGAATTCAGAAGAGGAGGTATATGGATCCTGGTCCTGCCCTCTGAAAACTTTTAGGcaataaaggaatttaaaaaacacacccAGGACACTAACATGCAGAAAAGGAAAGTTAGTTTCAACTGAGCATCAGGTTGGGCTGTAAGTGCTGGCAGGAAGGGGAGGATAGTTGGAGACGGGAATCAGTTTAGGAAAGTCTTTTTAGACATGGAATGGGGGAAATGTAAGATGAGGTTGAGAAGGGATAGTCCTGTCATAACTAGACAGGACTGAGGAGGGCATTCCTGGCAAGGCAGGTAACTTACCTAGGCCAAAGACTCATTCCAGGAACAGTAAACAAGGATGTGAGGAGCTGAGTTAGGAAGGAGGTGATGGACCTGAGGGTAGGGGGAGAATTAATGTGGGGCTCTGACAGCTGGGTCAGAGAGTCTGGACTGAATATAAGCTAATTGGAATAATTACAGGTTATTGCACGGAGAAAGAGCATTTCTGATCATGGTATTTGAGGCTGATGTTTCTCTGTTGTTATAAACTGAATTTGTGGTAGGCTTTCTCAGGATTCCCAGTCATGGATTTGCTTTCCCGTCTATAAGTTtgcttgttcatctcttgttctGTCTGCTTCTgttggaatcataaaatattattatttagttCCCAGATGTTTTGTTCTTTGGGATGCTTCTCTGGTATTTACATACTTTATTGTAACCCTCTTTCCCTCATCTTCAGTAAAAGTGGGAAGAGCACAAAGACCACCCTGCACAACACAGTTGAGGGAAACAAATGATCAAAAGCCTTACCCCTCTCTCACCCTGCCGTTCAGATGGTCCTCCTCTGGGATTCTGGCTCATGGTCCATGGATAGACTTCAGGAGAGTGCAGAACCTTTTTTTGAGGTGGTCAACCTCAGAAAGGTGTGAGATTCAACAAATGTTAAGAATCACTGTTGTGTCTTTGTTGGGAGGTAGGTGGCTGGAGACAGCTCCCCAGATGGAGAAATGTGGTACAAGCATCCAGAAACAGTTAAAGGagctggaggagaaagaggaattgGGGAAAAGGAAATGGGTTCAGAGGTAACTGGTAGGAAGGGTGTCCCATCGTTCCTTGTTCTCCACCCTCTTTCTAGCAGGtatttcttctctgtgttctccAAGTCCTGGCAATTACATGATTCCAGTTCCTTCAATTTAAATCTACTGAGTTCCTGCCATTTATTAGGCAATGAACTAGGTCCTCTCACAACATCACCTCATGCAATTCCTTTGTTGAACCTGAAGTACAGAGTGGAGTCCACCCTCCCTCAGTCGTGGACTGTTAGCACCATCACTTCCTGTTAGGTCctatataaatgcatttttttcccctttcattcttATCTCTATTCTTATTTCTCCTCCTCACTGGAGGCACTTGCTTTAGTGTATTTAGCAAATACTCTTTCAATCCATGGTCTATATGTGTATTTAGAAGCATTCATCCACTCAACAACTACACAGTGCCAACTATATGTCAGACACAGCTGTAGGTACAGGGAATACagccaggagaaaagaaaaagtcctgcTTTAATAGAACTtactttcttttggagtgaaacaaatcatgaacaaatgaataagtaaaacatatagTACCTTAAATATTAAGTGCTATGGGAAAAAAGCGTGGTGAATAAGGTATGTTGTGGGTGGCTAGGAGTGGAGTGACTAATGAAGGCTGTGCTACAAATGTACTTTTTCACAAAATGCAGTTAAGGGAGCAACTATCCAAATATCTAGGTTAGAAGTGGTACAGTTATAGGGGACATCAAGTACCAAGGGTCTGAGTTAGGGCCTGCCTGGTATATTAGGAGGCTAGTGGCTAGAGAAAAAatgagtgggagaagagagaaacagaatactGAGAGGTAGCTGGGTCAGTGACAAATACTGGAGGATTTTGTAGGCCATTATAAATGCAGATATTGGCTTCTACTCTGAATAAAAAGGGAAACAGTGGAAAGTTTTGAGCACAAGAATTATGTGACATTTTTAACAGATATATGTGTATCCTTGATCAACATACAATATTTTTtgggctgtttttgtttgtttgttttgtttcattttaaagtttatttatttttgacatagatACAGAGCAagtgcaagaggggcagagagagagagggaaatagagaatcccaagcaggctccacgttgtcagtgcggagcctgacttggggttcaaacccaagaattgtgagatcatgaccggaaccaaaatcaggagtcatatacttaacctactgagacacccaggaaacccatggctgttttttttaatgtacataaatGGCATTGTGCCTTACACCTCATCCCCCTTTTACTTTTCCTACCTAACATTGTTTCTGAGATCTACCCAAGTTGTTGTCTGtaaatttacttatttctctgacctgctgtataatattttattatgcataTAGGAcacattttacttatatattccTCTAGTAACAGACTCTTGCATAGCTTCCAACTTCTAGCTACCACAAATAGTCCTGTGATGAATGTGCTCATATGGGTCTCCTTATGAACTTGG
It encodes the following:
- the LOC131519905 gene encoding cytochrome c-like, whose translation is MGDVEKGKKIFVQKCAQCQTVETGVKHNTGPNLHGLFGRKTGQAPGFSYMDANKNKGITWGEETLMEYLENPKKYIPGTKMILTGIKKAGERADLIAYLKKATKE